Proteins found in one Coffea eugenioides isolate CCC68of chromosome 5, Ceug_1.0, whole genome shotgun sequence genomic segment:
- the LOC113770262 gene encoding protein translation factor SUI1 homolog, translating into MSEFDLQTPAAFDPFAEANADNSGDGSKDYVHIRIQQRNGRKSLTTVQGLKKEFSYNKILKDLKKEFCCNGTVVQDPELGQVIQLQGDQRKNVSSFLVQAGIVKKEHIKIHGF; encoded by the exons ATGTCTGAATTCGATCTCCAGACTCCAGCTGCTTTTG ACCCTTTTGCTGAGGCCAATGCTGATAACTCGGGTGATGGGTCAAAGGATTATGTGCATATCCGTATCCAACAACGTAATGGTAGGAAAAGCCTGACTACTGTGCAAGGGTTGAAGAAAGAGTTCAGTTACAATAAAATCCTGAAGGACCTCAAGAAAGAGTTTTGCTGCAATGGTACTGTTGTCCAAGACCCAGAACTAGGCCAG GTCATTCAACTCCAAGGGGATCAGCGTAAGAATGTTTCAAGCTTCCTTGTTCAG GCTGGGATCGTAAAGAAGGAACACATAAAGATTCATGGTTTTTAA
- the LOC113770472 gene encoding thiamine thiazole synthase, chloroplastic — protein sequence MASMATATFTSTLSSKPRTSLFGNSRSSFHGLPVSSSPHLQPIKSTPQNSSSISMSASATPPYDLQSFTFDPIKESIVSREMTRRYMMDMITYADTDVVIVGAGSAGLSCAYELSKNPSVQVAIIEQSVSPGGGAWLGGQLFSAMVVRKPAHLFLDELGVDYDEQDNYVVIKHAALFTSTIMSKLLARPNVKLFNAVAAEDLIVKGSRVGGVVTNWALVSMNHDTQSCMDPNVVEAKVVVSSCGHDGPFGATGVKRLKSIGMIENVPGMKALDMNAAEDAIVRLTREIVPGMIVTGMEVAEIDGAPRMGPTFGAMMISGQKAAHLALRSLGLPNALDGTYAGSIHPELILAAADASETVDA from the exons ATGGCAAGCATGGCAACAGCAACCTTCACCTCCACTCTTTCATCCAAGCCTAGAACAAGTCTCTTTGGGAATTCCCGATCATCCTTCCATGGACTACCTGTATCTTCATCTCCTCATCTTCAGCCAATTAAATCAACCCCGCAAAATTCCTCCTCTATCTCCATGTCTGCCTCGGCTACTCCCCCCTATGATCTCCAATCTTTTACGTTTGATCCCATCAAAGAATCCATCGTTTCTCGTGAGATGACTCGCAGGTACATGATGGACATGATCACCTATGCTGACACTGATGTTGTCATTGTTGGTGCTGGATCTGCTGGACTTTCTTGCGCTTATGAACTCAGCAAGAATCCTTCTGTCCAG GTGGCTATAATTGAGCAATCCGTGAGCCCTGGTGGTGGTGCATGGCTAGGCGGACAACTCTTTTCAGCTATGGTTGTCCGGAAGCCGGCACATCTTTTCCTTGATGAGCTTGGTGTTGACTACGATGAACAAGACAATTACGTTGTGATCAAACATGCAGCTTTGTTCACTTCAACCATCATGAGCAAACTTTTGGCTAGGCCAAATGTGAAGCTCTTCAATGCTGTTGCAGCAGAGGACTTGATAGTGAAGGGGAGTAGAGTTGGGGGTGTGGTTACCAATTGGGCTCTGGTTTCCATGAACCATGACACACAGTCTTGTATGGATCCTAATGTTGTGGAGGCTAAGGTTGTGGTGAGTTCTTGTGGGCATGATGGCCCTTTTGGTGCTACTGGTGTTAAGAGGCTCAAGAGTATTGGCATGATTGAAAATGTCCCTGGCATGAAAGCGTTGGACATGAATGCAGCTGAGGATGCAATTGTGAGGCTCACAAGAGAAATTGTGCCCGGGATGATTGTCACTGGTATGGAAGTTGCTGAGATTGATGGAGCACCAAGAATG GGGCCAACATTCGGAGCCATGATGATATCAGGGCAGAAGGCGGCTCATCTTGCATTGAGGTCCCTGGGATTGCCTAACGCATTAGATGGAACATATGCGGGAAGTATTCACCCTGAGCTAATCCTTGCTGCTGCTGATGCTTCGGAGACCGTGGACGCCTGA